The sequence AACATTGCTGGTGAGCGATACCAGGCCACCGGCGCAGGAAGAGATCGAACAGGGAATACGTCGCTTGGCCACAAGCATTGCGGAAGCACAACAGCACCGGGCCACCGAAAAGAAACGCAGACAAGCAGCGCATAAGCGCAAACAAAAACGAGGCTACTGATAATGATGACCGCTCAACAATTAAATGCCACGATCGCTATGTTCGCAGACGCCGAAGCTGACTACGCAGGCGACTATATGGCACTTCTGGCGGTCATTGCCCGTCTTGGATACACCATTACAGATACGTCCGAGACCAAAAACACCGGATATGCCGCCGTTATCAGCAAAAGCGGCCTGACAATGACCGGTTATGGCGAAACCCTGAACCACGCCGCCTGTGTCGCGCTGATTAAGCTGAACGATTTGATCCTGCATAATGAAGCGATGATTGAGAAGGGCGAACTGAATTTCAGGCAGGAGCATGCACCGTTGGCCGTGGCCCAGCTATGGCTGACAGAAGGCTGTAAGGTGGCGCGAGAAGCATGGGGAAAGGGTGTTTATCTGCGACTCAACAGAGGCATGATACGCTCAGCGCTGAGCGGGGCAGACCTGTATGGCGTACCGGCTCGCTACTTTGACTGTAATCCGAAGGCTACTGTCACGCAGATGCCTCAGCTTTTACTTATTGACGCCGAAAGGCTGACTGTCTCCGACTGGTCGCCTGCTTCTACCGATCTTCTCGCATGCGACTGGAAGCTGGTCTAATAGAGGCAATGATAATCAGTAGTCTGGACGTGACATAGTAACTTTATGATTCAGAGTAGTTAGCCACCACCTGATACACGATCGCCGGGTGAATACCCTCATCCGGCACCCGGAAAACATTGCGCATCGTTCAAACTCTAAGTAACACATCCGGTTTATCCGTGATAATACAGCCCGGAACTATAACTTATTGTGGCCCTACTGAAGGCCGTTAAGAGTGCTGGAGTACACTGCCAGTACTGCGATCTTCACATCCTTATAAAGCCCACCAGCCAGTTTAGCCTTACGCCTGTCATAGCCAGAATCATCCTGAAAACCCATTCATACCTGCTAATAATGGCGATATTTACATCGTTCGCACTTGCTCGGATTACACAATCCTTAGAATTGCTTGTAGTTAATTCAAGCGGAGCAGTACATGGAACAAAAGGTGAGCAGTATAGAGGTAGCCGATCTGTTAATACGCAGACGGGACTACATGACAGTGGCCGAAGTCACTAAGCTGGTGGAAACTGAATACCCGCACTTAGTGGTGAATACCGGCATTATCTCCAATATCCTGCGCTCCTTTGTTCGTTCGCCGTTCGCACAATGCCGTGTACATCCCGACGCGTATCCCCGCCAGTATCGGCTGGAGGCCATGAACGGCTATATCTTCAAGGTACGCGGAAGAAAGGATCTCAATTACGGTTCGCTGTGTGTGGAAAGCGCCACGAAGCAGGTTCTACAGAAAAAGGAAATGGAGCAAATGTCGGTGTGCGCAATGGCAAGGGAACTGATGGATATGTGCAGAAGGGGAAGGATAGAGAATGCCCCGCTCATGTGAACGGGGCTAAGGTAATCAGGACTATCCGGCGTTCTTTTTGTTAGCCGCAAGCAGGCTGCGTGCTTTGCCTGCTTTAGCCATTGACGGACCGCCCCATGCCTGTGGCTTATCATCATCGTCTGATGACTCAGATGTACTCCGGGCAGGAGCAGCAACGGGCTGCGCAGGCTCACTGGCAGTAGCTACCGGCTCAGCTGGCAGGGCTTCTGCTGCTGGTGGCGCTACTGACTCTGGCATAGACTGTTCTGCCGCTGGTGGGGCTGACTGTACGCCTGCTGGCGCAGCAGCAACCGGCACACCAGCGCTTTCACCCAGCAGAGCGCTGATCATGGTAAGCAGACGCTGCAGGCGCTCACGCTCAGACATTTTCAGGAACTTCTTTCCGTCCGTTGTCTGCAACAGCTCGATGACGGGACTCAGGCCCATTTCATCCAGCGCGTAGCCACTGCGTACCAGCCGCACCAGGTAGCTACGCTTCGCCGCGTTGGTCTGTAACCGGTTATATTCAGCCAGAGCAGCGCCGGTGAGTAACCCGTCGTCCTCCAGCCCACTTAATCTTAATACCTGACTCATAGTTAACCTTTATCGCTGGCGCGGCTTTTAATATCGCTTACTTTTGCCGTCTCTTTGATCGTTTCACGCAGCTCATCCTCTGACGACATAAGCGCCATGAATACGCCACGCGCAATGGAAAGCTCTGGCTGTGCCGGAATGATGACCATATCGTGCCAGTCAGCTGTATGGTCGCTCAGGCCTGCCTGACGGCCAGCCAGATAGTTAGCACCGCCACCAACAACCAGAACAGCATCAAGGGCAATTACGTTGCGCAGTAAAGAACGCACGTCACGCCAGATTTCTGACGCCAGTTCACCCGCAGCCTGATCGATAACGCTGGTTACGTCGATACGCTTGTCTTTAGCGGCTTCCATACGTGAACCGATATAGCCCTGACGAATAATGTCGTCCACGATGCCAACCGGAATTTCTTCGGCGTTGAATGAGCGTCCGGAAGTCTTTTCAAACTCCTGCAGCAGCACCAGAACGCGGTTGATCATCTTCTGAATGCCGTGCTCAAAGCTGGCCTTTTTAATTGGCACAAGCTCTTCATCCACGATAGCGATATCACAGGTGAATCTGCCGATATCAATCACCAGAATGGTCTGTGCCTGCTCCAGATCAGGAAACTCTGTCTGTGCGGCCAGAATCGCCGGTACGGCTTCCGGGAAGACTTCAACGTGTCTGATACGCGCTGGCGCGACGTCGCCGCTGTAGTTGCGAACAGGCTTTTTCAGGCTTTCAACTTTGCGGTTGATACGGTCCTGATTGATAACGCCGGTGCCGCTGTAGAACTGACCGATTGGCAGGGTTTCACCCAGGATGACGTCGCAATCCACGATGCCAGCACGTTTCAGGCATTCGTGAACCAGCACGCGGTGTGGGGCAGAAATCTGGTAGTCCGGGTCGCAGGTGTCGTACAGGTCAGTAAAGCCCTTTTTAACGACGGTATAGGCTGCTTCGTTCCCGTTATCATTTTCGGTAAACCAGGTAGCTGACGCATGGTTTGAGTAGGACTGCTGGTGGCCTTCATGGACCAGTGAGGGGGTAATGAGGGAAAGCCATTGGCCGTTTTCCTCATAGGCAATCGTAACGTTACCTGAACCCGCATCTACAGCTACTAAAACAGCTTTTTTATTAGTCATTTAAATTATCCAGTGGTTTATTTCGTACTTTGATTGAGGTTTAAAAGTATCACTAATTTTAAAAAAATGACACTTAAACGGTAACTTTCCAGCGCGTTTGTGTAGTACCTGATCATTATTGTGATCACTGCAAATTACAGACTCCATACCATCCCGGTTTATTGGCCTCTTTTGAACGATAAACCATGTCCAAAGTTAACTGGGATGACCACAGAAAAGCCTTCATCGAGCAGAAGGCTCAGAGCGGGATAACCGTCAAAGAGTACTGTGAGCACTACGGTCTGCCGTTTAACACCGCACGCCGGGAGCTGAACGGCAAAGCGCTGGCCGCAATGCGTGATCAGGCTGGTGATCACAATCATGATCATTTGAGTGATCACGCTTCTGATCATCAAAATGATCACACCAGAAAAGAAGACCTGATCATCCGACGAAACGGGCGAAAACTCAGGCACAGCGCGGCTTTAGAGGGGGTGCTGGAACCACGCGATGAGACAGCAGCGCAGCCTGGCGCGAAGAAAAAGCCCAATGCTTCACATGCCAAAAAGATCATAAATACCGGTGATCAGGATTCCGGGCGCCCGAAGCACACCCCGAAGCCACGCGGGGAGGGAAAACCGTTTGAGGAAGGACATGAAACTAAGCTGGTGGCCAACCGGCGCGGCTTCCCGCGGCCGGAGGATTATGAAGCGGCATTAGAGGTACTGAGTGAAGGTGTTGAAGCCAGCGCCCTGACGGTGCTGTTTGACTCGCTGGCCCACATGGACCTCCTGAAGCGCACCACGGCGCGGGCAATCGATCTGTTTGAGCTGGAAGCCGTTAACCTGGAGAGCGGTAAAAAGGGCGATGATGAGGGGGGAGGCGGACCACATCCCATCCTGAAAATGACAAAGCTGATGATCGAGGTCGGCTATCTCGTCAATGACCACGCCACACGGGTAGCGGCGATCGCCAGCGGCACAGATAAGAACCGGCGCGACAATGAGAAGCACGCACTTACGCATAACGCCGGTGAGGTGATCAGCCGTGCCTACCAGCTGCGCGAGGAAAAGGACTGGGATTTACTGGAGACGGCGGAGTACATCGAGCGGCACGGTATCAAACTGCCAGAGTCACTATCCAAACGCCTTGAGAACGAGCTCAAGAACGCCGAACCGCCAGTTGATGAGCGCGGCGCGGTCACTGAGGACGAACTGGACCGGGATGCGCGGAAGTTTCGGGAACAGCAGGCCACCAGCGCGGCGTTTGTTGAGTCGCGCCGTGCGGAAGTGGCAGCGCTGGTTGATGGCGGCGGATTTGGTGACGTCCAGGCAGACGGAGAGAACCGTGCCGGCGAAACAGCGGGCGAGGGTAATCTCAACGGCAACTTTGACTACATGGCCACGGCGGAGCTGTACGGCGATGACATAGACGACATACCGCCTGAGATAGAGGTTATTCCGGGCGAGGACGAAGCCTGATGGGTGGTCAGAAGCGCATAAAGAGCGTCACCACGGACCCGCGCTGGCGGGATATGGTTATCCGCTACCGTTACAACTGGGCGCTGGCAGTCGTTGAGCTATTTGGCATGATCCCCACCTGGCAGCAGGAAGAGATCATGAACTCCGTACAGGAGACAGGGAGCCAGACTACCGTGACGTCCGGACACGGTACGGGGAAATCATCTCTGACGGCCATGATGCTGCTTATCTACATGATCATGTATCCGGATGCCCGTGTAATCATCGTGGCCAACAAAATCGGGCAGGTTAAGACCGGCGTATTCAAGTACGTCAAAACCTACTGGGCGAACGCCGCCAGACGTCACCCGTGGCTACAAAACTACTTCACCCTGACCGACACCATGTTTTATGAAAAGTCGCGTAAGGGTATCTGGGAGGTGCTGTGTAAGGGCTATCGCCTGGGTAACGAGGAAGCGCTGGCGGGTGAGCACGCCGCACACATCCTGCTGATCCTCGATGAGGCGTCGGGTATCTCTGACAAAGCGATCGCAATCATGCGTGGTGCGCTGACAGAAGACGATAACCGCATGCTGATGATGTCGCAGCCTACTCGCCCCAGTGGTTACTTCTATGACTCGCACCATTCTTTAGCCAGACACCCGGATAACCCTAACGGCTTCTGGAATGCCATTGTGCTCAACTCCGAAGAAGCGCCGCACGTAACCCTGAAATTCATCCGGGAGAAGCTGGTGGAGTACGGCGGGCGCGATTCACTGGAATACATGGTGAAGGTGCTGGGCCGCTTCCCGCGCAACGTCAGCGGCTATCTGCTGGGCCGTGACGAGTGCGATCGCGCAGCGCGCCGAAAAGTGTATCTGGAGAAGGGCTGGGGATGGGTGGCCACCGCCGACGTCGGTAACGGGCGCGATAAGTCGATACTCAATATCTGCAAGGTATCCGGCTACGGTGATGCCCGCCGCGTCGTGTCGTTTAAGCTTGTGGAAATGCCAGGCACAATGGACCCGATCACATTCGGTGACTATATTGCCAACGAATGCACGCAGGAGCGCTATCCAGGCATTACGATCGCCGTGGACGGTGATGGCGTGGGATCGGGTACGCTTAAGCAGCTGGAGCGCCGGGGTGTGAATGCAGTCAGTATCCGCTGGGGCCAGCCGCCATTCAGTAAGAAGGTGAGGGAGCGCTTTAAGAATCAGCGCGCCTGGTCGAACATTATGGCCGCTGACGCGATCCGGTCGGGCCGTATGCGCATTGATATCTCGCAGCACACGGCAGAGCAGGCTTCAAAGATTCCGTACTTTATGGATGAAATGGGCCGTATCATGATGGTACCTAAGCCGCAGATGCGCCAGAAACTTAACATCAAGTCGCCTGACCGCTGGGATACCTACTGCTTCATCTTCCTGATTGGCTACCGTCCGGCAGAGGCCGAACTGAGCGAAGATATGGCTGACTTCACACAGAGTAAGCTGGATGAACTGTCGGAACTGGATGCACTGCTGACATGACCACCAGCGGGCAACCACTATAGTCAGTAACTGCTTAACAACCAGGCGAAGCGGCAGATTGACGGCAATAAAAAAGGGCGCATAAGCGCCCTTCTGTTTTCATTGCTGGTGGCAGGATACTGATTATTCTTGGCCCTGCTTTTTCTGATTACTTTCTAACTCACGCAGCAAAGTGTACATATTGCGCATGTTTTTACCGGCGCGAGGCTCTTCACCACCGTAACGCTTACGAATTTCCGGCATAGTCAGCTGTTCTGTATCGCCAGCTGCCACTTTCTTATCAAGAAGGCTCCAGTCATAGGCCTCCAGCTTTTCCAGCAGGTCGCGGTTTTCGTCGATTTCAGCCTTAAACAGACGCGCTTCCTGTGCGTCTTTTGCCTTCGCAATCTTAGCCTTTGCCCGGTTTTCAAACTGAGCGCGGCGCGTATTGACGGTGTAGGCAACTGAGGACCGCTGCGCCGCCAGGGTTTTGCTGTATTCTACGTCTTCCATCGTGTACAGCTTGGCATTAGGCAGCACTGAGCATGTGACTGGAGAGATCGCATCATAAGCGGACGTGTAACCGCCGTTGCTCTTAACGTTTAGCTTAATGTCGCGCTCTTTATTCAGGTTGTCGCCGTAGATAAGCATGCCGTGCGCGCCATACCGGAACGATTCACCTTCGTCTTTCTTGTCGTCGGTGTAACGCGCCGTTATCTGAATGTCAGAGTAGTTGCTGGTGCGTGCGCGGTACATTGCGCCAGGCGCGGCCTCTTCAAATACCTTTTTCTCATCTTCCAGTGACATGATGGCACCGGCTGCAAACGGAACCTTGCGCAGCTTACCGATCTGCTTCTCATAACGTCTGAGGATATCTTCGCGTGTGTGGTTCGCGGTCGCAGTAGCGCGGAAGCGGTTAATGGTGACGTGCTTAGGATTAACTATCAGAGTCGGAACTGGCAGATAGAGGTTTGTGGTGATAGCGATAGAACGCTCTTTACGTTTCTGTTCTGCCAGGTCAGCAAAACTCTGCCAATCGGCCAGCAGGTGCTCGGCGCGCTGGAAGGCTTTCTTGTCAGTGATAAACCCGATTGGACGGCATTCTTCACCCAGGGCATTTTTATCAATGAAAATCTGGTGGTCCGTAATGAGAGTTAGCCACTCGGATTGTACCTGTAGAAAATGTTTATAACGCTTCTCAAATTCTACATCGCTGAAGTTAGGCATAATGTATTCCAAAAATATTAATGAGCGGTACAAGTCTCTCTGGACTTAATGCAGGCGAATATAGACAGAATCAGTAGCCATGTAAAATTAACTCTCCTTAGAATTGCAATAATAAGAATAGTCTGCATTGTGCATCTGTCAGATATTTCCGCTGTACACGCTTATCAATGAAACTGTGTGTTCAGGGTTATGTGACTACGACCAAGCGCAGCGCGCCCAAGGCAATAGCCTCAACTGATAATAGTAACTACTTGCAATCAAATTGAATGCCAAATGATCATATATGAAGGCATGCTTGCGATCACGAACAATAGCGTAACGAATTTGCAAATTTTTCGATTTAGTTACTCCTTAAGCCAGCATTCACCCGATTAGTTCCAAAAAATGAAACTTTAAATAATAAGCCTTATATAAACTTTTCCCTGTTTCATGTATGCTTGATCAGTGGTTGATGATCAAATGATCAGATTAGCGAAGCCGCTGGCAAACTGCGTGCTTTATGAGCGGTCTTGCACCAGGCGTCGCTACGTGAAATCTGGCGTATCACACCCCTGCTGTTTTTGTAGATTTCGCGTAGCGTTGTCTCTCTGATTTGGGATGAAATATATAAATGAAACATCTGGCTCAAATAAAGACCGGCGCTCTCCCGGCAGAATTAACGCATTTAACTCCGGAAGATATTGCTAATAATCTGCGGAGATTCATCGCAGATAAGGCCGCTTATTCCGAGAATACTTTCCGTGACCTTTTATCTGTCATCCGTCGCTGGGCCTTCTGGTGTAACGAGCGTGACGTTGGCTATCTGCCGATCGATCCTGAACTGGCGCGGGAATACTTTCTTGATATGGCAGAAAGCGGCCTGGCATCGAGCACGATCGACAAGCACTATGCCATGATGAACATGTTATGCCGGGAAAGTGGCCTGCCTGATCTCCGGGGAAGCGTGGACCTGAAACGCTCCATGAAACGCATCCGCCGCGAGGCCGTTCTGCAGGGTGAGCGCACCGGCCAGGCTGTGCCATTCCGACTTCCTGACCTGCAGCTGCTGTCGCACCTCATGGGCCGTTCCGAACGGCTGACCGATCAGCGCAACCTGGCATTCCTGTTTGTCGCCTATAACACCCTCTGCCGAATGTCCGAGCTCAGCCGCATCCGGGTGCGCGATCTCGATATCAGCGACAGTGGCCATGTGGTGATTAACCTGTCACACACTAAAACGATGGTGACGGCCGCGGGCGTGATAAAGCACCTCAGCCGTGCCGCTGCCGGTCACCTGCTGCACTGGCTGGACCTTTCCGGGCTGA comes from Pantoea eucalypti and encodes:
- a CDS encoding tyrosine-type recombinase/integrase, which encodes MKHLAQIKTGALPAELTHLTPEDIANNLRRFIADKAAYSENTFRDLLSVIRRWAFWCNERDVGYLPIDPELAREYFLDMAESGLASSTIDKHYAMMNMLCRESGLPDLRGSVDLKRSMKRIRREAVLQGERTGQAVPFRLPDLQLLSHLMGRSERLTDQRNLAFLFVAYNTLCRMSELSRIRVRDLDISDSGHVVINLSHTKTMVTAAGVIKHLSRAAAGHLLHWLDLSGLIHHPDAMVFGPVRHNNTAGVSEKPMSAPATEKIFKDAWDLLGKDPVQDNKGRYTKWSGHSARVGAAMDMAERDATITQIMQEGTWQDPKTVMRYLRRSESQKGKMSGILDGE
- a CDS encoding late promoter activating protein, producing MEQKVSSIEVADLLIRRRDYMTVAEVTKLVETEYPHLVVNTGIISNILRSFVRSPFAQCRVHPDAYPRQYRLEAMNGYIFKVRGRKDLNYGSLCVESATKQVLQKKEMEQMSVCAMARELMDMCRRGRIENAPLM
- the parM gene encoding ParM/StbA family protein, whose amino-acid sequence is MTNKKAVLVAVDAGSGNVTIAYEENGQWLSLITPSLVHEGHQQSYSNHASATWFTENDNGNEAAYTVVKKGFTDLYDTCDPDYQISAPHRVLVHECLKRAGIVDCDVILGETLPIGQFYSGTGVINQDRINRKVESLKKPVRNYSGDVAPARIRHVEVFPEAVPAILAAQTEFPDLEQAQTILVIDIGRFTCDIAIVDEELVPIKKASFEHGIQKMINRVLVLLQEFEKTSGRSFNAEEIPVGIVDDIIRQGYIGSRMEAAKDKRIDVTSVIDQAAGELASEIWRDVRSLLRNVIALDAVLVVGGGANYLAGRQAGLSDHTADWHDMVIIPAQPELSIARGVFMALMSSEDELRETIKETAKVSDIKSRASDKG
- a CDS encoding Thoeris anti-defense Tad2 family protein, whose product is MMTAQQLNATIAMFADAEADYAGDYMALLAVIARLGYTITDTSETKNTGYAAVISKSGLTMTGYGETLNHAACVALIKLNDLILHNEAMIEKGELNFRQEHAPLAVAQLWLTEGCKVAREAWGKGVYLRLNRGMIRSALSGADLYGVPARYFDCNPKATVTQMPQLLLIDAERLTVSDWSPASTDLLACDWKLV
- a CDS encoding terminase, translated to MGGQKRIKSVTTDPRWRDMVIRYRYNWALAVVELFGMIPTWQQEEIMNSVQETGSQTTVTSGHGTGKSSLTAMMLLIYMIMYPDARVIIVANKIGQVKTGVFKYVKTYWANAARRHPWLQNYFTLTDTMFYEKSRKGIWEVLCKGYRLGNEEALAGEHAAHILLILDEASGISDKAIAIMRGALTEDDNRMLMMSQPTRPSGYFYDSHHSLARHPDNPNGFWNAIVLNSEEAPHVTLKFIREKLVEYGGRDSLEYMVKVLGRFPRNVSGYLLGRDECDRAARRKVYLEKGWGWVATADVGNGRDKSILNICKVSGYGDARRVVSFKLVEMPGTMDPITFGDYIANECTQERYPGITIAVDGDGVGSGTLKQLERRGVNAVSIRWGQPPFSKKVRERFKNQRAWSNIMAADAIRSGRMRIDISQHTAEQASKIPYFMDEMGRIMMVPKPQMRQKLNIKSPDRWDTYCFIFLIGYRPAEAELSEDMADFTQSKLDELSELDALLT